In Sphaeramia orbicularis chromosome 12, fSphaOr1.1, whole genome shotgun sequence, the following proteins share a genomic window:
- the LOC115429610 gene encoding butyrophilin subfamily 1 member A1, translating into MDWAVLLILQVMLQPAFSVLFTVEAEQTMYQSEYGGDVVMGCKFQPIPSNSHSGMTVSWDRVSSSPMTRVVYQIKDGVEHLESQDPAYQGRASLLTDGLEKGWAKLKVSKLGISDSGTYRCIVRTNDGFDYKTISLSVIAPYKTVTKHIQKTAEGDGVLLTCQSEGYPESEVLWHNGHLQSLKPNTTSVSTAEQLYKVTSQIHVTSSDKNNYTCSFGNGGASATFHIPDEMPQAKNDAIVVSLCFCVILVAMVIIIVLLYRRKEFITANTPNTRNQLVDNLRRVFSSAACFQKCTVSDEERTKFNTYDQTDLEAILKNHYSKVMETERWNQWEVFCVEELLHRLQNNNSQPAKLQDLLPDDGEILFLEGPPGSGKTTIAHILVSSWTEGPTRVLPNLPDLSSLHLLLYVDCSRVKGDLFQEITTQLSLAGRVSVENELRTMLTSEALLLLDGYKEGNHLFDESLKRFLCDRGGCRVLVTACPGHCPILRETVGTVRLKKLQMQTQKY; encoded by the exons ATGGACTGGGCTGTACTCTTAATACTGCAAGTCATGCTTCAGCCAGCATTTTCAG TCTTGTTCACTGTTGAGGCAGAGCAAACTATGTACCAGTCAGAGTATGGAGGGGATGTTGTCATGGGCTGCAAATTTCAGCCAATACCATCCAATTCTCATTCTGGAATGACAGTGAGCTGGGACCGGGTCTCCTCTTCCCCCATGACTCGTGTGGTGTACCAGATAAAAGATGGAGTGGAGCACTTGGAATCTCAAGATCCAGCGTATCAAGGCCGAGCAAGTCTTCTCACGGATGGACTGGAAAAAGGCTGGGCCAAGCTGAAG GTGTCCAAGCTCGGGATCAGTGACTCTGGAACCTATCGATGCATTGTACGAACAAATGATGGATTTGATTACAAAACCATAAGTCTGTCCGTTATTG CTCCTTATAAAACGGTGACTAAACACATCCAGAAGACTGCAGAGGGGGATGGGGTGCTGCTAACCTGCCAGTCTGAAGGATACCCAGAGTCTGAGGTTCTGTGGCATAATGGACACCTCCAGAGTCTCAAGCCCAACACCACATCTGTATCAACAGCTGAGCAGCTTTACAAAGTCACCAGTCAGATCCATGTCACATCATCTGACAAAAACAACTACACTTGTAGCTTTGGAAATGGTGGTGCCTCTGCAACGTTTCATATTCCAG ATGAAATGCCTCAAGCAAAAAACGATGCTATTGTTGTCAGCTTGTGCTTTTGTGTGATTCTGGTCGCCATGGTCATTATTATAGTGTTGTTATATCGACGAAAAG AGTTCATTACTGCAAACACTCCTAACACCAGGAACCAACTGGTTGACAATCTGAGAAGAGTCTTTTCATCTGCTGCAT GCTTTCAAAAATGCACAGTAAGCGATGAAGAAAGAACTAAATTTAATACAT ACGACCAAACTGATCTGGAGGCCATTCTGAAAAATCATTACTCCAAGGTGATGGAGACAGAGAGGTGGAACCAGTGGGAGGTGTTCTGTGTAGAGGAGCTGCTTCACAGGCTGCAGAACAA TAACAGTCAACCAGCAAAACTTCAAGATTTGCTCCCAGATGATGGAGAAATACTGTTTCTTGAGGGACCCCCAGGAAGTGGGAAGACCACCATAGCTCACATCCTGGTTTCTTCTTGGACTGAAGGACCTACACGTGTTCTCCCTAACCTCCCTGACCTCAGCAGCCTTCATCTTCTCTTATATGTCGACTGCAGCAGAGTGAAAGGAGACTTGTTTCAGGAAATAACCACACAACTTTCACTTGCGGGGAGAGTTTCAGTGGAGAATGAGCTGAGGACGATGTTAACCAGTGAAGCACTGCTGCTTTTGGATGGTTACAAAGAGGGAAACCACTTATTTGATGAATCTCTGAAGAGGTTTCTGTGTGATAGAGGGGGATGCAGGGTGCTGGTCACCGCCTGCCCGGGACACTGTCCCATCCTGAGGGAGACCGTGGGGACAGTAAGACTGAAGAAGCTCCAAATGCAAACTCAGAAGTACTGA